One bacterium DNA window includes the following coding sequences:
- a CDS encoding isoprenyl transferase: MIDQERVNRIIARGNVPGHVAVIMDGNGRWARGRGLPRTEGHKEGIESVRACVEAAGALGVKALTLYTFSSENWARPRAEVSALMSLLVRTVRREADELDRSNVRLTVIGDLDALPATPRQGFNAVTARLRKNTGLVLNIALSYSGRQEITQAARALAREVAAGRLDPDQIDEALFARHLQTAEIGDPDLLIRTSGEMRLSNFLLWQLAYSEFYVTPILWPDFRHDQFFDAIESYQHRERRFGKVTG, from the coding sequence GTGATCGATCAGGAGCGTGTCAATCGAATCATCGCGCGAGGCAACGTGCCAGGCCACGTTGCGGTGATCATGGATGGAAATGGTCGCTGGGCCCGGGGTCGCGGCTTGCCGCGCACTGAAGGCCACAAGGAGGGGATTGAATCGGTGCGGGCTTGCGTCGAGGCCGCCGGTGCCCTGGGAGTCAAGGCTTTGACGCTGTATACCTTCTCCTCGGAGAACTGGGCGCGGCCGCGCGCCGAGGTGAGCGCCCTGATGTCCCTGCTGGTGCGGACCGTGCGCCGTGAGGCCGATGAGCTGGATCGCAGCAACGTCCGCCTGACTGTGATCGGCGATCTCGATGCACTACCAGCAACGCCGCGTCAAGGTTTCAATGCAGTGACCGCCCGGCTGCGCAAGAACACCGGCCTGGTGCTTAATATCGCCCTGAGCTATAGCGGTCGCCAGGAGATCACCCAGGCGGCCCGGGCGCTGGCTCGCGAAGTGGCCGCCGGCCGTCTCGACCCGGATCAGATCGATGAAGCGCTCTTTGCCCGCCATCTCCAGACCGCAGAGATCGGCGACCCGGATCTTCTTATTCGCACCAGCGGCGAGATGCGCCTGAGCAATTTCCTCCTCTGGCAGCTCGCCTATTCTGAGTTCTACGTCACCCCGATCTTGTGGCCGGACTTCCGCCACGATCAGTTTTTTGATGCAATCGAATCCTACCAGCACCGCGAGCGCCGCTTCGGCAAGGTCACCGGGTGA